A region of Vitis riparia cultivar Riparia Gloire de Montpellier isolate 1030 chromosome 1, EGFV_Vit.rip_1.0, whole genome shotgun sequence DNA encodes the following proteins:
- the LOC117924735 gene encoding alpha-1,3-arabinosyltransferase XAT3-like — protein sequence MRKKRDSTATPIACLVLFIFLLVFQISIFSKWTLYAPTNSTITKAGKYKDVKVMGQHMAKQISCDRSHQRYDVCTVNATTVLEPTTSTFFLVEPTQALVEKVRPYPRKWETSVMGRIKEVSLTSGPPSPSCQVHHSAPALVFSAGGYTGNVFHDFNDGFIPLFITVNSIFPDGNYVLVIHNCRRWWECKYADLLHTLSKHPIVNLEKANATHCFPYAHVGLISHGFMTIDPTLMPSSINLTHFRGFLDAAYAQNHPFPSPNIYKQKARPRLVLVTRSGGAGRHILNQGDLNNAAEEVGFHVILFHPTPTTSLREAYALINSSHAMMGVHGAALTHSLFLRPGSVLMQVVPLGLAWAAETCFGNSSRELGLEYMEYKIGEKESSLADKYGNDDIMVKDPVRAQGKGWSTKIMDVYLKEQNITLDLVRFRRHLEEAYNKASKFMQNKG from the coding sequence CAGGGAAATACAAGGATGTGAAAGTCATGGGGCAGCACATGGCTAAGCAAATAAGCTGCGACCGTTCTCACCAGCGTTACGACGTGTGCACAGTCAATGCCACAACCGTGTTGGAGCCCACCACCTCCACTTTCTTCCTTGTGGAGCCCACCCAAGCTCTTGTAGAAAAAGTCCGGCCTTACCCTCGAAAATGGGAAACTTCCGTGATGGGCCGGATCAAGGAGGTGAGCCTCACCTCAGGGCCACCCAGTCCCTCATGCCAAGTCCACCATAGTGCCCCAGCCCTTGTCTTCAGCGCTGGGGGTTACACTGGGAATGTGTTTCATGATTTCAACGATGGCTTCATCCCTCTCTTCATCACCGTCAATTCCATATTTCCGGATGGAAACTACGTCCTCGTCATCCACAATTGTAGGCGTTGGTGGGAGTGCAAATATGCAGATCTACTCCACACGTTGAGTAAGCACCCCATCGTGAACCTGGAAAAAGCCAACGCCACGCACTGCTTTCCTTATGCCCATGTCGGCCTCATTTCACATGGTTTCATGACTATTGACCCCACACTAATGCCCAGCTCAATAAATCTCACCCATTTCCGGGGTTTCCTGGATGCAGCCTATGCCCAAAATCACCCCTTTCCCAGTCCCAACATCTACAAGCAGAAAGCCCGGCCACGCCTCGTGTTGGTGACTCGAAGCGGAGGCGCCGGGCGGCACATCTTGAACCAGGGTGACCTAAACAATGCAGCAGAGGAGGTGGGCTTCCACGTCATCCTCTTCCACCCCACCCCTACCACCTCTTTGCGGGAAGCTTACGCATTGATCAACTCAAGCCATGCCATGATGGGAGTGCACGGCGCCGCACTCACGCACTCGCTGTTTCTTAGGCCAGGTTCAGTGTTAATGCAGGTCGTGCCGCTTGGACTTGCGTGGGCGGCAGAGACGTGTTTCGGCAATTCTTCCAGGGAATTAGGGTTGGAGTACATGGAGTATAAGATTGGAGAGAAGGAGAGCAGCTTGGCAGACAAGTATGGCAACGATGACATAATGGTGAAGGACCCAGTAAGGGCTCAGGGAAAGGGCTGGTCCACTAAGATTATGGACGTATATTTGAAGGAGCAAAATATTACACTGGATTTGGTTAGGTTTAGGAGACATTTGGAGGAGGCCTATAACAAAGCCAGTAAGTTCATGCAAAACAAGGGATAA